A region of Culicoides brevitarsis isolate CSIRO-B50_1 chromosome 1, AGI_CSIRO_Cbre_v1, whole genome shotgun sequence DNA encodes the following proteins:
- the LOC134831833 gene encoding uncharacterized protein LOC134831833 — MNFLMFYIVAIFCAYFQTSVGFLLFDGEKVYLFNVDSEYRLQQKNPIRNVAEKSSALLSVRTKHSELLYSFKGTREKMLQPKNVPPLDIATKDYKQNLEDNALAILTYELRSYRKYLLKTDTPPVMLKKIRLPMGTCNATIVIERRSHLTSLTATASAKNCLISRKFMAALRLGHTSNTVIDDIQNELFIEYSNRERQIKEMKVTSFVDTHVRDTKIHTVRKVAMKYVGAVLGITDWEQALLMTELSKDRRA; from the exons atgaattttctcatGTTTTACATTGTTGCGATATTTTGCGCATATTTTCAGACATCTGTCGGCTTCTTATTGTTTGACGGAGAGAAAGTCTACCTCTTCAACGTTGATTCCGAGTACAGACTTCAGCAGAAAAATCCTATTCG aaatgTTGCCGAAAAATCATCCGCTCTCTTGTCAGTCCGCACAAAGCACAGCGAGTTGCTCTACAGTTTCAAGGGCACACGGGAAAAAATGTTGCAACCGAAGAACGTGCCACCACTTGACATCGCCACAAAAgattacaaacaaaatttagaaGATAATGCTCTCGCAATTCTAACGTACGAGTTGCGATCGTATCGTAAATATTTGCTAAAAACCGACACACCTCCAGTGATGCTCAAGAAAATCCGTCTGCCGATGGGAACTTGCAATGCCACAATTGTCATTGAGCGTCGCTCGCACTTGACGTCGCTGACGGCAACGGCTTCCGCGAAAAATTGCCTGATTTCGCGGAAATTTATGGCAGCACTGCGACTCGGGCACACCAGCAACACCGTAATTGATGACATCCAGAACGAGCTGTTCATCGAATATTCCAATCGTGAGCGACAAATTAAGGAAATGAAAGTAACGTCTTTCGTCGACACGCACGTGAGAGACACCAAAATCCACACGGTAAGGAAAGTGGCGATGAAATATGTGGGAGCCGTACTCGGTATCACAGACTGGGAGCAGGCGTTGTTGATGACGGAACTTTCGAAAGATCGACGAGCTtga